The DNA segment ACCGTAGGTCTGCGAGCCGACATGGATGCGTTGCCGGTGAGGGAAGTCACAGGCAAGGCGTATGCTTCCTGTCACGACGGCGTGATGCATGCCTGTGGACATGACGGTCATATGGCCAATTTACTTGGCAGTGCCATGGTATTGGCGAACTTACGTGAGCGTTTGCGCGGCCAGGTGAAGTTTATCTTCCAGCCGGCCGAAGAGGGTGGCGCCGGTGCCAAAGTGATGTGTGAAGATGGAGTACTCGATCAGCCCAAGGTTGATGTTATCTTCGGGCTTCATGGCTGGCCAGAAGTGCCGTGTGGGAAAGTATATCTGCGCTCAGGTCCGCTCTTGGCTGCCACTAATGTCTTTCATATTGAGGTGAAG comes from the Deltaproteobacteria bacterium genome and includes:
- a CDS encoding amidohydrolase, whose amino-acid sequence is MKLNVAADLRQLVDREIQQVLPEVVAFRHECHRHPELTWREQATAAAVAAKLRQIPGLTVTEGVGKLGVVALLKGEQPGPTVGLRADMDALPVREVTGKAYASCHDGVMHACGHDGHMANLLGSAMVLANLRERLRGQVKFIFQPAEEGGAGAKVMCEDGVLDQPKVDVIFGLHGWPEVPCGKVYLRSGPLLAATNVFHIEVK